The genomic interval TATCAAACTCATGATTACCAAATGCCACTAAATCGAAATTCATAGTATTCATTACCTCTACCATTTGTTTTCCTCGTACTCTTTCTCCATTAATTTTTTATGGTACCTATTAAAGACGGATTTAAAAAATCGCCAGCCATAAAAAGCATGGTATTTTTATTTTCTTCAAGTAGTTCTTTATGTACGGTTTCTACCCTTGCCATTCCACCAAACTCGCCTCCTTGTATTGGTGCTATCTCATACACATCATTTAGTTGTAAAAAAGTAAAATCTATTTTACCATCTTCTTTAGAACAAGAAGATAAAACAATAATTGATAGAAAAAAAGGAAGTAATTTGGTGAATTTCATTATGAATAGGTTTGATAACTATATAATACGTCTGTTAATTTGAAAACGTTTACACTTTAAGCTATGATGAGAAGCTGAAACAAGTTCAGCTTGACAAGTTTTCACTTTACAACTTAAATAAAAGTCTCTAAAGCCTTGTTATAGGCACTTTCAAAACTCATTGGTTTTAAATTAATATCTGCTTTTTGAGCTGTAAAATAACTCAATAATTTTTCTGTTGGCATGTTCCCTGTTAATTCATCTTTTGCCATTGGACAACCTCCATAACCTTTAATCGCTCCATCAAATCGATTGCATCCCGCTTTAAAAGCGGCATCTACTTTTTCGTGCCATTTGTCTGGTGTTGTATGTAAATGTGCGCCAAATTCTATAGATGGATATTGCGGAATTAAATTAGAAAATAAATATGAAATCACATCTGGTGTAGAACTTCCTACAGTGTCCGAAAGGGATAAAATCTTTACGCCCATTTTAGATAATTTTTCGGTCCACTCGCCTACTATTTCTACATTCCAAGGATCACCATAAGGATTACCAAAGCCCATCGATAAATAAGCAACTACTTCTTTATTAGTCTTGTCTGCAATGTTTAAAATTTCTTCTAACGTTTCTATAGATTCTTGTATGGTTTTATGCGTATTACGCATTTGAAAGTTTTCTGAAATAGAAAAAGGATATCCTAAATAATCAATTTCTTCAAATACAGAAGCATCATTAGCGCCCCTTACATTGGCAATAATAGCCAACAATTTACTTTGAGTTCTAGACAAATCTAATTTAGATAAAACAGCTGCAGTATCTCGCATTTGCGGAATTGCTTTTGGTGAAACAAAGCTGCCAAAATCAATGGTATCAAAACCCACTTTTAATAATGAGTTTATATACAATGCTTTTTGTTCTGTAGAAATAAAATGGCTCTTTATTCCTTGCATCGCGTCACGCGGACATTCTATGATTTTTACTTTTTTCATCAATATCAAAGATAGATATTCTATTGAAGTGGCAAAACATTTTTTAATTGATTATTGCATGCTTTTTGGTACTTTCGCCTTTATATATGAGCAAATCAAAATACATTCTTCCAATAATCATTATTTCTCAATTTTGTTGTACTTCTTTATGGTTTGCAAGCAACGGAGTAATGACAGATTTAATCACAAGTTTTAACTTAGATGAAATTGCGTTAAGTTACTTAACCTCTTCAGTGCAATTTGGCTTTATTATAGGAACTTTATTATTTGCTTTGTTAACCATTGCAGATCGATTTTCGCCCTCTAAGGTCTTTTTTGTTTGTGCAGTTTTAGGTGCATTTTTTAACTTGAGACTTGTTTTTGAAAATCAAACTTTTTTAACATTAATAGGTATGCGTTTTTTAACAGGGTTTTTCTTAGCTGGAATTTACCCTGTAGGAATGAAAATTGCTACAGATTATTATAACAAAGGCTTAGGTAAATCTTTAGGATATTTAGTTGGAGCCTTGGTTTTAGGTACTGCTTTACCACATTTACTAAAAGACTTAATGCAAGGTTTTTCTTGGAAAACAATTATAATTTCCATTACTGTTTTAGCCGCTTTTGGCGGATTACTAATGTTGCTTTTTGTACCTAACGGACCTTATAGAACTGCGGGGAAAAAACTAGATATTACCATTTGTTTTTCAATATTTAAAAACAATAAATTTAGAAAAGCAGCTTTTGGTTATTTCGGTCACATGTGGGAGTTATACGCTTTTTGGACATTTGTGCCTATTCTATTAAAAATCTATGAAAATTCGCATTCAGATGTGTCTTTTAATATTCCTTTATTATCATTTATAATTATAGGAACAGGAAGTTTAGCTTGTGTTTTAGGAGGCTATTTATCTGAAAAATATAGTCCAAAAAACATTGCATATTTAGCTTTACTTTTCTCTTGTATTTGTTGTTTAATTTCTCCTTTGATGTTTCAACTAAAAAATGAAAATCTATTTATTGCTTTTCTACTTTTCTGGGGAATGGTTGTGGTTGCAGACTCTCCGTTATTTTCTACTTTAGTAGCACAAAATGTAGATGCTAAAAACAAAGGAACTGCATTAACTATTGTTAATTGTATTGGTTTTGCAATTACTATTGTTAGTATACAATTAATTAGTGGTTACAAAGATAGTACAGATTCTAATGCTATTTTTATGCTGTTAGCAATTGGTCCTATTTTAGGTTTATTTACTTTTTCTAGAAAAAAAGTTAATTCATAAACTTAAATAATCTCATTTATTCAAACTAAAAAAGGATAGCAAAACTAATTGCTACCCTTTTATATATATTCTAAAACCTTCTAAACTTTAGTTAAAACCCAAAGCTGTACTTCTTCTAAAGCAGCTTCTTTTTTGTTACGTTTTGTTTTATCAACCGTAGGTTTAATTGTTTTCTTTAAACATTTTTCTAGTTTAAAACGAATCCCTTTTGCCAATTCTTTTTCTATCGGATTTTCTTTTGTAAGCTTTTTTATTTGAGCTGCATTAGAAAATAAAATTACTAATTTTCCATCTTCAGCCAATCTATTATTTGCTTCAGCAAAAAACTTAGAAAATAAGTTTTTATTATAATAAACAGCTTCATCTATATTTTCTTCACTAGAAATAGCAGGCAACCAAGGCGGATTGAAAACTATTAATTCCGTTTCTTTTTCCCATTTCCCAAAAAGGTTTCCGTAGTCTAATTCCACTTTACGAGACAATTTGGTCTCGCCCATAAATTCTTTTAAACCAAAAATTGCATTTGGGTTTGTATCTGTACCAAATACTTTCTGAAAACCATGTTGCACCATCTGAAAAGATAAAACACCACTACCGATACCAACATCTATAGCAGATTTCTTAGGACCTTCGTAACGTTTTAACCAATTATCAAACAACGTTAAGTGATCGAAACGTGTTGGAAAATATGTCCCTAAATAAGGATGTACTTTGTTTCTTAAAACAGGTACTTTAATTCCTTTGTTATATTTTTGCCAAGCACTGTTTAGTCTTTGAACTTCTGGAAAAGTTAATAAAAAATTATTTTTATTTGCAAACAATTTAGCAAACCAACCAATTTTTGGAGCTTTATCTACAACCAATTTTTGATTTTTAATTTGTAATAATATTTGATTAGAAAGCTTATGGTATTCTGCACGAAATGCATGTTGCTCTTTAATTGTTTTATTTGGCAAACGGATTTTTAAATGTTTTTGCAACTCTTTTAAAAGCAACATTCCGTTGCTATAAAACTCAGTAATTAAAACAGATTGGCCTTCCCTCATCGCATAAAGCGTTTCTCTTACATCTGTATTACTATCGAATTTTATTAGATCATCACCTGGGTGAATTGGTGTTGGTTTGTTTATTTTTAGCGCTGAACTCATTAATTTATATGGTATTATATAGAATTGCAAATTATTAATGTTTGCAATTCTTGGTATTAAAAATAGTATTAGAAATAGAATTTAGCAACAATCTGTATTCAAATCTTTGCTAAATACTATTTTGCAAAGATACTTTTTAAAACCTAGTATAAATACGATTCATAGAAATAGCAAAAAATTAAAAACAACACTTTTTTAGGCTTCTAAATTATCAGTTTTTTAAATCATTTTTTAAAGAATCAATAAAAATAATCAAAGAAATTTTTTGAGATAGAAATAATGAGTTTTTTATTCGCATATTTGTTACTGATTCTTACTTCTTCAACAGTAAATAATGATAGACAATACTACTTTAGCCAATTTAAACAACTCACTTTCTGGTGATGTTCTTTTTGATAATTTACATAAAACTTTATATGCAACAGACGCTTCGGTTTATAGGAAAATTCCTTTAGCGGTTGCTTTTCCAAAGGATGAAAAAGATTTAAAAACCTTAATTGCCTTTGCTACTAAAAACAATATTACTTTAATACCAAGAACAGCTGGAACTTCTTTAGCAGGACAATGTGTTGGAGATGGACTTGTGGTAGATGTTTCTAAACATTTTACCAATATTATTTCTTTTGATGAGAAAGCAAAAACAATTACGTTACAACCTGGTATTGTAAGAGATTCTTTAAACGTGTATTTAAAACCTTTTGGTTTGTTTTTTGGTCCAAACACCTCTACTTCTAACAGATGTATGATTGGTGGAATGGTTGGTAACAATTCTTCTGGAAGCACCTCTATAAAATACGGAGTTACACGTGATAAAGTTTTAGAAATCGATGCAATTTTAAGTGATGGAAGCACCGCTGTTTTTAAAGAAATTACCTCGGAAGATTTCATTAAAAAAACAAAAGAAAATACGCAAGAAGGTGAAATTTATAAAAGTCTTTTTGATGAACTTTCTTTAGTTGAAAATCAGCAAGAAATAAAGAATGAATTCCCTAAAGAAAGCATTCATAGAAGGTGTACTGGTTATGCGGTTGACGAATTATTAACGTCAGATTTATTCGGCGGAACTTCACCAACCATAAACATTGCAAAATTATTAGCAGGAAGTGAAGGTACTTTGGCTTTTTCTACTTCTATTACCTTACAATTAGATGCTTTACCTCCAACAGAAAGCATTATGGTTTGTACACATTTTAAAACCATAAACGAAAGTTTAAACGCTACAGTAATTGCTATGAATCACAATTTATATAATTGCGAATTGATGGACAAAACAATTTTAGATTGTACTAAAAACAATAGAGAATTAGCAAAAAATCGTTTCTTTTTACAAGGAGACCCAGGAGCTATTTTAATGCTAGAAGTATCTTCTAACTCAATTGAAGAAACAGAAATTTTAGCAGATAAATTAATTGCAGATTTAGAAAAAAACAACTTTGGTTACTATCACCCAAAAGTGTACGGAGCAGATATTGCAAAAGTGCATTATTTACGTAAAGCAGGTTTGGGTGCTTTAGCAAATATTGTTGGCGATAAAAAAGCAGTTGCTTGTATAGAAGACACTGCAGTTGCTTTAGAAGATTTGCCAAATTACATTGAGGAATTCACTCAAATTATGGCTAAATATCAGCAAAACGCTGTGTATTATGCACATGCTGGTGCTGGTGAATTACATTTACGCCCTATTTTGAATATCAAGAAAAAAGAAGACGTTGTTTTATTTAGAAAGATTACGACTGAAACGGCTGAGTTGGTTAAAAAATATAAA from Polaribacter sejongensis carries:
- a CDS encoding hydroxymethylglutaryl-CoA lyase, translated to MKKVKIIECPRDAMQGIKSHFISTEQKALYINSLLKVGFDTIDFGSFVSPKAIPQMRDTAAVLSKLDLSRTQSKLLAIIANVRGANDASVFEEIDYLGYPFSISENFQMRNTHKTIQESIETLEEILNIADKTNKEVVAYLSMGFGNPYGDPWNVEIVGEWTEKLSKMGVKILSLSDTVGSSTPDVISYLFSNLIPQYPSIEFGAHLHTTPDKWHEKVDAAFKAGCNRFDGAIKGYGGCPMAKDELTGNMPTEKLLSYFTAQKADINLKPMSFESAYNKALETFI
- a CDS encoding MFS transporter, which codes for MSKSKYILPIIIISQFCCTSLWFASNGVMTDLITSFNLDEIALSYLTSSVQFGFIIGTLLFALLTIADRFSPSKVFFVCAVLGAFFNLRLVFENQTFLTLIGMRFLTGFFLAGIYPVGMKIATDYYNKGLGKSLGYLVGALVLGTALPHLLKDLMQGFSWKTIIISITVLAAFGGLLMLLFVPNGPYRTAGKKLDITICFSIFKNNKFRKAAFGYFGHMWELYAFWTFVPILLKIYENSHSDVSFNIPLLSFIIIGTGSLACVLGGYLSEKYSPKNIAYLALLFSCICCLISPLMFQLKNENLFIAFLLFWGMVVVADSPLFSTLVAQNVDAKNKGTALTIVNCIGFAITIVSIQLISGYKDSTDSNAIFMLLAIGPILGLFTFSRKKVNS
- a CDS encoding methyltransferase; protein product: MSSALKINKPTPIHPGDDLIKFDSNTDVRETLYAMREGQSVLITEFYSNGMLLLKELQKHLKIRLPNKTIKEQHAFRAEYHKLSNQILLQIKNQKLVVDKAPKIGWFAKLFANKNNFLLTFPEVQRLNSAWQKYNKGIKVPVLRNKVHPYLGTYFPTRFDHLTLFDNWLKRYEGPKKSAIDVGIGSGVLSFQMVQHGFQKVFGTDTNPNAIFGLKEFMGETKLSRKVELDYGNLFGKWEKETELIVFNPPWLPAISSEENIDEAVYYNKNLFSKFFAEANNRLAEDGKLVILFSNAAQIKKLTKENPIEKELAKGIRFKLEKCLKKTIKPTVDKTKRNKKEAALEEVQLWVLTKV